tgggcgctccctgtcgtggtgtctgctgaccactctgttgctgaggacgttgattggcattctgctgctggttctggttgcgctgaggatactgaccacgattcCATTGACTGGGTGGTCCCTGAAACCTTTGCTGGAAGCCTTGTTGAGAATTGGCACGTGGACGTGTATTGCTCCCAGAGGCTTGTCcctaaagcctcctcttcttggcctccatctccttgcgcttgttgtcaataactatagcgcgattcaccagtgtctgaaagttggggtaggtgtttgacataagctggagctgcagaccatcatacagtcctttgagaaagcggcgttgcttatcaacatcatcagccacttcattcggagcataacgtgacaactgagtaaacttgtcacggtactcagcgatagacatggatccctgcttcaaAGCTCTAAATTCctcttgcttgagctctatcagtccCTCTGGTATGTGATAAGATCTAAAACTCTctttgaactcctgccaggtaacAGGAGGAGCGTTGGCaggacgtccatactcgaatgactcccaccagtcctgagcttctccctgaagttgtcctgaagcgtacaacaccttctgctgattatcacattgagctatgttgagctgcctctctactgcacgaagccaatcatctgcttccagtggatcagtggcatgagagaacaccgggtgacggcccttcaagaattcaccacgcttatcacgtggtgctccaccaccctgttgattctgctgattctgcaccaacgttTGCATGAGCTGCGTCTGTATTGCCAAAAGTTGTTCaatagtcggtggtggtggtggtggatgtgggggaacacctccacgacctcggcctcttcctcttccagacatctgcttatcaaatattcaaaattcagaaatccccaagttagaatacattctgaaaattttctggacgagtctcaacaacagcagctctgtaaaacagtcatatctcgagttccagaaaTCCAAATAGAgtgtactttatatggttggaaagcttacgaaattttatacaacttttattcagaccactttcccagattctgtcgttaggttactcaaaaataggatacaaccgaaactgttcccAGATTCCAGACTGTGCAGTAACTTcaacttgaaacagagatatctcacgaaccagaccagatatgggggtgattccTGAGGCATTGGAAAGGtaattaagtctagttattcccatatcaatttcataatttttggtcatgtATTTTTTTATTTGGCATTAAGCTAAAGgaagactgctccgaaaaacagattccgagagagcaagatgtaacaaacccaactatttatttattgacccaaactttaatattcttgaatatgaaacttgcggacatgcctacaaagttccagcacacattacaaagatccaacttatgcataaacataagaacaaatcaactaaacacacaatgttcacaccgcactaaaAACTCGACCCAACTCGACTcactcgttctactatcgtgctattacataaagagggactccaacatctaggggcgatacttatgaggaagctcctcatacatctttggcaaattgaggcacaccctttgttcgtcTATCACTTGCTGGTGCCTCTTGATTGCCTTTTGCTGAGCCTTCAATTGATCCTCCAATCGGCGAATCCTTGACACAGACTCGTAACCAAAGTGTACCATTGCTTCCATGGTTGGATCCATGCCTTGcgggtccatcatcgcccatcccaattctgggtgttgatgaggaaggaatcgatattgatcatccttcatAACCTCGAATCGGCAaccacggaggcctatgcaagcttcagtggctgcatcttctatgccgtcctccatggtagcgtggtgaccatggtgtgcgtagtttgaatccagctgatacgcacctttctgctcatccttgatggtgatgcacaccctaaccttccagtaggtgtcttcaagagggtgtgTATGCTCTTCGCAAGCGTATTCTACAGCTGCATCCCAGTCACTGTAGTATGCCTGAAGCAAGCTcatgagtcggtgatgtgaaaTGGAGAATTCACATCccggcttataccacacctttattgtccaccccaatggcggaatcggctcatcctcttcaacaatGTCTTCCTCTTCGTTTTTGGACAAGTCAATGATCTCAACTTCTTGAGGGTCATCCTGGGCTGGCTCAGGTGTGGACTCAGGCATTGGCGGTGTTGGCGAATCCAATTCCTGTTCCTgaggttcttcctcctcaggatCCATGGACAAACCTTGTGGCGGGTAATACCCCCCAGTGCTCATGCGGGCAGTCTTGTGGGcatgaggcatctacagaattagatttagttaggttagattagagcagtaattttcataatagaataaggcaaaagaagcataaaactttagcaaataacaagggtgagatagaaagcatgaaatgagtaaagcaaaagaagctaaaacaaccattgctaactaggcttgcgtcctacagtcaacacggctctgataccaatctgtcacacccaattttaaggataaaatggggtgcataaccttatgtgcgcccagagatcagtcacacacataagccgacaaattatgaatagtatcatctccaatgtttattacatcatgaataatacagagttattacataagtatagcacaaataataaaaagatctatcacggaagctccaattcacagggacgtcgactgcttgaccacaagtctagtagccctcagggaaatcatcattctcaaggtcatctgttacccatcccggatttttatccaaataatgaaaataaacaagcgtgagtacatgtcgtacttaacaagtgtaacacggggttcatgaggctcaaaaggctagacacaggcTTAACAAcggtcagcttttagttgtcacaattttagcttatgagtagcatcaaggtGTTTCAGTTCCCAAAgtagaacacatgatcaaatgtaaacatgagtaatgaataacataaacagatattacttagtgatcatctattccataaatgttccaaggctgctcgtgaccgtgagcacggctgatataccagttttacactctgcagaggttgtacactttcactgtgagtcgtgatacccatatgcccgggtttataactcccaaaacacttccaaggtgagcaggcaggggtcactatgaagcctttcaaaggttcgtctaacaagttaaggccattagattcactcggcaaacagatatagagccccccttcccgatggcacattgacacgcagcctatacacataaggccagaggccgctctatacccgattcggcaagccattcttacgccaatgaaggtaaccactaacaagctagaaaaggtccttatactgagctaaagccagagccatgtagctctcacagctgtactgtaagtcccggatgatcacttacagataagtccttagggagaggaatctgaagcatttagaaagtagctaaacactctagccccctgtttccatgttgctaaaaagtcacattttatgttcattgcatataccattagtcaagttacaagatcatggtttaactgagctctagcaaagctacccatatgcataacccataggtgacaaggcaatagtccaattctaggaaattcctaacaagaagacacatgcaacatgaatttaatgatttaaagtgaataggaaacaaggatgatcccatgctatacttgccttgagcaacgtacacctgctggtcctgctcgtcaaagtcgtacccttgatccttcgagaactgctcaccgtctatactcgataaccacggcaacatacaagcatctaggagcaatcatgcaaggcaaacaaggctacagattagaacagcacaccaacagcaaagaatcaagatgaaaagtttggaaaatgaatctacgtctcgctatgaacacacagacgcgaagatcacaaaaatcggatctaaaacggaaaagttatggtttaaacaagatttcctatagacaaataatagattagatctaagctcgaattataaaagttggaaacctactttacagtagcataaacgtgtagattacttaattacgaacccaacgcaacttgaacggatctaatcggagttaaaacgaagattttacggctaaaacaagttgaatggcaaaactgtgaataactgaaaacgtatttcaataaaaccgaaccaaaatacgcttttatAAAGAGAAAACGAAATCTggaaatgcgctttggactgcgggttgaatCTGGAATAATTATAAGGGTGTATTTGAAAAATCGACATCGAAAGGGTATCTGTAGATCtgggccgttggattagaaaccGACGGCTAAAAATCTATCTGGTGAAAATAGAAAGAGAGAGAGCACCGGAACAGTGCTCCGGCGGCTTGAGCTACGGCGGCTCCATGGCCGGCGTGCTGGAGCTCTCCAACCTCGACCTCCAGTGCACCATTCGACGAAATAAAAATACGGGGGGAGAGAGGAAGGAACGGCGAACTCACCGGACCCGAGCACCGAGAGCGAGAGGCAGTTGAGGCGGTCCGGCGCGAGTTGGCAGCGGAGGTCGACGGCGGCGCTAGATCGAAGCTCGGCTGCGGCGGCTGGGGCGAAAAAACGAACGCTAGATGGGATAGGGGATAGAGGAGGGGTGCGAGCGCTATTTATGGGGACGAAATTCCTTGGGCGCGACGTCAAGGAGAGCGTGGCCGAGGCGGACTCAATCGGCGACGGCACAGTGTCCGCCTGGAACACGAACAAGGGGAAGGAGATGGGTCTGACTCGAGGGCCCGACCGGTCAGCGGCGGGGAACAGCGCTTGCGCTAGCGCGGCTTGCGGCTGGGCGCGTGACTGGGCCGGGGATGCTGGGCTTCGCCTTGCGGCGCGGGGCCGATGGTGCTGGGCTACGCGAGCTGGGCTGGCTCCAGAGCAAAGCCGAGCGGGCCTCAGCGGGTAAGAAGCAAAGCAGGCCGGCGCGGGGAAGAGAAGGCCACAGCGGCAACagcaggccttcgggccgaaaagaaggaggagaagaaagttattcttttctttttcgaaTTTTTCTTCAAAGCAAGTTCAAAATGCAATTTCAACTCAATTCGAAatccgacttcaaaccaagcaattcaaaatagtatgcagtggcatgtatgcacattcatggttgtcgacctatatttgattttattcctaataaaattattatttcctaaattcaaatgcccataaAATGCTTAACAAATCAATTTCCCCTTTTTACaaatgttgtaaaatttagggtgttacatactgCCAAATGGACTCTATTGAGCAGCAAAGAAGTTTTGATGTAATTAGGTGAGGAAGGCAAAACTTGTATTCAACATGACTAGCATTCTGGTATCTCAGAAAGGTACCAAGAAGTACAAAAATTATTGCTTGAAACTGGTATCTAAGATACCAAAAATTGTATCATACCTTAGGTGCCAAATAATGGTACATCCTACGTTATAATTAGTGGTACCTCTACACAGATAGTAAGGAATCTCAGGAACATATCAAACAAAAACTACAAATATTGCCTTATATACCCTTCGTATGACTCTGATTCTTAGTCTCATTAGGGTACCAGATAAACATTTTCCTAGGAACTATGTTTCTGATTAGGTGTTGAAAACCTTCATGCACACCGTAAATGTCAACATTTCAGAGTTGCATACAATGTAGACTTCTTAGGAACACAAGTGAATGCATGCATGAAATATGATTCTTTTCTACAAGACATCTAGCTATCTAATAGTGCCTTAAGCTTGAAAGTAATTGCAAGTATAGGCCAAAAGGAGAAGTTTGAAGCAAAAAGGTGTGGAGAGCCCTTGCAAATAGCTTTTATGGAAAGAACATCAATTTAAACCTAGACTGATAAAGAAATAGATACATAAAAAACATTGGCAGTTAACTTAAGCAGTATTCGGTGAATAAATTCAAACAAGGACTTGCAAATCCATTTTGCCTCCATCGAGAAAGAAAATAGACACATGAAACCAAATTGCAGTGATTTCCATGAAAATAGTCACTActcgaagaagaaaaaaagataatACCAGGCCTCTCAGGGTTCAGATTACTCTGGTGAAGAGTAGCCTTTAGATCAATAAGCATTTTGTATCCTTCAAGATGAGCCTGCTGCAGACAATCAGTTTTTAGGATAAATAGAACGTCTTTGTAGCTAGAAAGGGACATTTCACAAATATGAGGACTGGATGAGAGCTGTACCTTTGTCGACCTGCTTGCTTGCCTGCCTGTTGGTGATGCAGACATGCAGCCACAGGCCCCACACAACTGGTGTTGTGCTACAAATTGTCTTCGTTTCCTGCAACAGTAAGATGGAGTCTAGAGAAAGCCAAAAAGGTATGCCATTTTTCCATTAACTTACAAGTACTCACCGGTTACTGAAGACACACACAACCTTTGCACCACTACATAGAAGCATCAATGAGAACCATTATTGCAGTAGAAAAATTCAGCTGGAAAAAGATACAAGTTAGAATCAGCTCAGATCACTTTCAACATGGTGCTCAGTTTGTAGAGGATCGAATAATTAATCCGATGTTGAAATCATCCTAGACAAGAATCTACTATGTAGCATTGCTTGCACATGAATTCCAGAAATATAATTCCTACAAAACAAGACATAGATAGAGACGTTCCCACACAGTATTTTAGCTAATTTTTCAGCAGTATGATACTACGCACTTGATGCTCTACCATTTATAACGTCAGTATTCATATTGAACTTCTGATCTGCTGCGAAGTCCACATCAAAGTTTACCCATAAATATACATTAACAGTTACTTATGCTTCCAATATTTTTTGCAAAAAATATTGAAGTTAGTAGGCATGTATACacttgtaattagatcagatccggaTGCAAATAGTCAAATAGCTTAAGTTAGGGTTAGTTACTTATATAAGTTAACAGTTCCGATAATTTTTGCAAAAAAGAAGAAGTTAGTAGGCATGTGTACACTTGCAATTAGATTAGATCCAGATgcaaatagccaaatagcttaaGTTAGGGTTCAGGTGCTGACTTCGCACAATAGCAAGATAGATGTTTAAAACAGAGAGAAAATAATGATGCGTACCCAGGAACTAGATCAGTCCAATTGCAATCCATAGCACAAGCAAATCAGAGAATCATTGTTTCATACTCCTGTGAAATCCTAAGTTAACACTTTACCCACTGAATCCACAAATCAATGTAGATTTTGGGACAAATCGAACTCTCACCTCAGTTCTGGAGGAGGGTGCTGCTGAGCATGTGCCTGTGCCCTGCGGGTACCGTGTCCTGGCCTGCGGGTGGCGTGGACTCGGGCGGCATGGCCTGGCCACGAGCCAGCGTCGGGGTGGGCGGCCTGGGGAGGAGCCAGCGACGCACGAGCCTGGACGCGAGTAGGAGGGGGGGGGGTGGACTAGGGAGTAGCAGCCCCGGTGCGGCGGCCGCCGGCGTCTGGCGGGCTCTAGCGAGT
Above is a genomic segment from Miscanthus floridulus cultivar M001 chromosome 3, ASM1932011v1, whole genome shotgun sequence containing:
- the LOC136545398 gene encoding uncharacterized protein isoform X1; the protein is MLLCSGAKVVCVFSNRKRRQFVAQHQLCGACGCMSASPTGRQASRSTKQAHLEGYKMLIDLKATLHQSNLNPERPDACMLPWLSSIDGEQFSKDQGYDFDEQDQQVYVAQDDLENDDFPEGY
- the LOC136545398 gene encoding uncharacterized protein isoform X2, whose product is MLLCSGAKVVCVFSNRKRRQFVAQHQLCGACGCMSASPTGRQASRSTKAHLEGYKMLIDLKATLHQSNLNPERPDACMLPWLSSIDGEQFSKDQGYDFDEQDQQVYVAQDDLENDDFPEGY